A single window of Nicotiana tomentosiformis chromosome 1, ASM39032v3, whole genome shotgun sequence DNA harbors:
- the LOC117277457 gene encoding uncharacterized protein: MTEEEQKRLEWSKRLDPPELAEESQMMPGVFWIDAIRFFVHRLTEAAYRWWQTYDLGRPAGIAPLTWHEFSVLFLEKFVPQTRRVELRREFEQLRQEDMKVTQYKMRFVYLECHVILLVPIEREKISRFIDGLNYGLCYSLAREVKTDARFDQVAELARRLEQVHRLEREEREAKRSRGLGGFSSSSSAGQSHYNRGRPSWTA, from the exons ATGACTGAAGAAGAGCAGAAGAGGTTGGAATGGTCTAAGAGGCTTGACCCTCCAGAGTTAGCGGAGGAGAGTCAGATGATGCCCGGGGTTTTCTGGATCGATGCCATCAGATTCTTCGTACATCGG ttgacAGAGGCAGCCTACAGATGGTGGCAAACCTATGATTTAGGCAGGCCAGCTGGCatagcaccacttacatggcatgagttttcagttctcttcttagagaagtttgtacCACAGACTCGTAGAGTGGAGTTGCGtagggagtttgagcagctacgtcaAGAGGATATGAAAGTGACCCAGTACAAAATGAGATTTGTATATTTGGAATGTCATGTAATATTGTTGGTTCCCATAGAGAGGGAGAAGATCagtaggttcattgatggcctcaactatggtctaTGTTACAGTTTGGCTCGAGAGGTCAAGAcggatgctaggtttgaccaggtggcCGAGCTTGCTAGACGTTTAGAGCAGGTTCACAGGCTTGAGCGTgaggagcgggaggccaagaggtctcgtggttTGGGTGGTTTTAGTAGCTCTTCATCTGCAGGCCAATCACATTACAACAGAGGTCGTCCTTCTTGGACGGCTTAG